From a single Silene latifolia isolate original U9 population chromosome 6, ASM4854445v1, whole genome shotgun sequence genomic region:
- the LOC141586477 gene encoding uncharacterized protein LOC141586477 isoform X8 translates to MAKTRRIAIASEYQQTREQRIKQNRDRFQKLGIVDLCLKLKPKRTPKPFKSPSLGPTQPSRRSSRLQNPPPVSKRSRDIVLEEGANPEFYTAEHDGLQNLPPVPKRSRDIVLEEGTKPAEDPNKPKRPLSAFFVFMEDFRVQYQQIHPDNKSVAAAGKAGGVKWRSMSDAEKVPYVEEVEKRKADYERIMSAYKKRLDEGSQDEREDEADKSKSEVNDEDVEYNSGKVCKAGGEKWRSMSDAETAPYIEKVEERKAELQNGPPVSLVKPKEDKTKSRDIMLEEGAKPEFDIEEHDKLLGTTEIPSIFSVNRLSVKKGAAKKGRTAKHLKKPKRPPGAFFVFMEDFRVQYKQKHPDNKSIATFAKAAGEKWKSMSDAEKAPYVEEVEKRKADYEKNMSAYKKRRAEGSQDEREDESDKSGSEVNDVDDDDDSGMVECPQDERKDELDKSRSEVNDEDDYDDSGKAEGSKDEREDESDKSGSEVNDEDDDDDSGKEVENDD, encoded by the exons ATGGCGAAAACAAGAAGAATCGCCATAGCTTCAGAATATCAGCAAACTAGAGAGCAAAGGATAAAGCAAAACCGTGACCGTTTCCAGAAACTTGGCATTGTTGATCTCTGTCTTAAACTCAAGCCTAAGCGTACTCCTAAGCCTTTCAAATCCCCCTCTTTGGGCCCCACTCAACCCAGCCGTCGTTCCTCCAG ACTGCAAAATCCTCCACCAGTTTCGAAAAGAAGCAGGGACATTGTGTTAGAAGAAGGGGCAAACCCGGAGTTCTATACCGCGGAGCATGAcgg ACTGCAAAATCTTCCACCTGTTCCGAAAAGAAGCAGGGACATTGTATTAGAAGAGGGAACAAAGCCGGCCGAAGACCCTAACAAGCCCAAGAGGCCACTTAGTGCCTTCTTTGTTTTCAT GGAGGATTTCCGAGTTCAGTATCAGCAGATACACCCCGATAACAAATCTGTTGCTGCC GCTGGGAAAGCCGGTGGAGTTAAATGGAGGTCAATGTCTGATGCT GAAAAGGTGCCGTACGTTGAAGAAGTGGAGAAACGGAAGGCCGACTATGAAAGAATTATGAGTGCTTACAAAAAGAGACTG GATGAAGGTTCTCAAGATGAGCGTGAAGACGAGGCAGACAAATCCAAGTCTGAGGTTAATGATGAGGATGTAGAGTATAACAGTGGCAAG GTTTGCAAAGCCGGTGGAGAGAAATGGAGGTCAATGTCTGATGCT GAAACGGCGCCTTACATTGAAAAAGTGGAGGAAAGGAAAGCTGA ACTGCAAAATGGTCCACCTGTTTCGCTCGTGAAGCCTAAGGAAGATAAAACCAAAAGCAGGGATATTATGTTAGAAGAGGGGGCAAAGCCGGAGTTCGATATTGAGGAGCATGATAAGTTGTTGGGGACCACGGAGATACCCTCAATATTTTCCGTGAACAG GCTCTCTGTGAAAAAAGGTGCTGCTAAGAAGGGGAGGACAGCCAAGCACCTTAAGAAGCCCAAGAGGCCACCTGGTGCCTTCTTTGTTTTCAT GGAGGATTTCCGAGTTCAGTATAAGCAGAAACACCCCGATAATAAATCTATTGCTACT TTTGCGAAAGCCGCTGGAGAGAAATGGAAATCAATGTCTGATGCT GAAAAGGCGCCTTACGTTGAAGAAGTGGAGAAAAGGAAGGCCGACTATGAAAAAAACATGAGTGCTTACAAAAAGAGACGG GCTGAAGGTTCTCAAGATGAGCGAGAAGACGAGTCAGACAAATCCGGGTCCGAGGTTAATGATGTGGATGACGATGATGACAGTGGCATG GTTGAATGTCCTCAAGATGAGCGAAAAGACGAGTTAGACAAATCCAGGTCTGAGGTTAATGATGAGGATGACTATGATGACAGTGGCAAG GCTGAAGGTTCTAAAGATGAGCGAGAAGACGAGTCAGACAAATCCGGGTCTGAGGTTaatgatgaggatgacgatgatgacaGTGGCAAG GAGGTCGAGAATGATGACTAG
- the LOC141586477 gene encoding uncharacterized protein LOC141586477 isoform X2, which yields MKGGKSKADTKKAEGRLAVKKGAPAKKGKPAKDPNKPKRPPSAFFVFMEDFRVQYQQIHPDNKSVAAAGKAGGVKWRSMSDAEKVPYVEEVEKRKADYERIMSAYKKRLDEGSQDEREDEADKSKSEVNDEDVEYNSGKVCKAGGEKWRSMSDAETAPYIEKVEERKAELQNGPPVSLVKPKEDKTKSRDIMLEEGAKPEFDIEEHDKLLGTTEIPSIFSVNRLSVKKGAAKKGRTAKHLKKPKRPPGAFFVFMEDFRVQYKQKHPDNKSIATFAKAAGEKWKSMSDAEKAPYVEEVEKRKADYEKNMSAYKKRRAEGSQDEREDESDKSGSEVNDVDDDDDSGMVECPQDERKDELDKSRSEVNDEDDYDDSGKAEGSKDEREDESDKSGSEVNDEDDDDDSGKEKAPCIQKVEKRKADYEKNMSAYKKGLAEGHGGHHYQRHGWLPFPPPFLETNTAALEYEQIREQRIKQNHERFKELGIVDLSLQLKPRRTPKPSNHKIAPSLGPTQPRRQSFRLQNPPPVPKRSRDIVLEEGTKPAEDPNKPKRPLSAFFVFMEDFRVQYQQKHPDNKSVAAAGKAGGVKWRSMSDAEKVPYVEEVEKRKADYERIMSAYKKRLAEGSQDEREDEADKSTSEVNDEDVDYNSGKVCKAGGEKWRSMSDAEKAPYIEKAAERKAEVQNGPPVSPVKPKEDKAKRSRDIMLEEGAKAEFDIEEHDKLLGNTEIPSIFSVNRLSVKKGAAKKGRTAKHLKKPKRPPGAFFVFMEDFRVQYKQKHPDNKSIATFAKAAGEKWKSMSDAEKAPYVEEVEKRKADYEKNMSAYKKRRAEHSEDEREDESDKSGSEVNDVDDDDDSGKEVENDD from the exons GCTTGCTGTGAAGAAAGGTGCCCCTGCTAAGAAGGGGAAGCCAGCCAAGGACCCTAACAAGCCCAAGAGGCCACCAAGTGCCTTCTTTGTTTTCAT GGAGGATTTCCGAGTTCAGTATCAGCAGATACACCCCGATAACAAATCTGTTGCTGCC GCTGGGAAAGCCGGTGGAGTTAAATGGAGGTCAATGTCTGATGCT GAAAAGGTGCCGTACGTTGAAGAAGTGGAGAAACGGAAGGCCGACTATGAAAGAATTATGAGTGCTTACAAAAAGAGACTG GATGAAGGTTCTCAAGATGAGCGTGAAGACGAGGCAGACAAATCCAAGTCTGAGGTTAATGATGAGGATGTAGAGTATAACAGTGGCAAG GTTTGCAAAGCCGGTGGAGAGAAATGGAGGTCAATGTCTGATGCT GAAACGGCGCCTTACATTGAAAAAGTGGAGGAAAGGAAAGCTGA ACTGCAAAATGGTCCACCTGTTTCGCTCGTGAAGCCTAAGGAAGATAAAACCAAAAGCAGGGATATTATGTTAGAAGAGGGGGCAAAGCCGGAGTTCGATATTGAGGAGCATGATAAGTTGTTGGGGACCACGGAGATACCCTCAATATTTTCCGTGAACAG GCTCTCTGTGAAAAAAGGTGCTGCTAAGAAGGGGAGGACAGCCAAGCACCTTAAGAAGCCCAAGAGGCCACCTGGTGCCTTCTTTGTTTTCAT GGAGGATTTCCGAGTTCAGTATAAGCAGAAACACCCCGATAATAAATCTATTGCTACT TTTGCGAAAGCCGCTGGAGAGAAATGGAAATCAATGTCTGATGCT GAAAAGGCGCCTTACGTTGAAGAAGTGGAGAAAAGGAAGGCCGACTATGAAAAAAACATGAGTGCTTACAAAAAGAGACGG GCTGAAGGTTCTCAAGATGAGCGAGAAGACGAGTCAGACAAATCCGGGTCCGAGGTTAATGATGTGGATGACGATGATGACAGTGGCATG GTTGAATGTCCTCAAGATGAGCGAAAAGACGAGTTAGACAAATCCAGGTCTGAGGTTAATGATGAGGATGACTATGATGACAGTGGCAAG GCTGAAGGTTCTAAAGATGAGCGAGAAGACGAGTCAGACAAATCCGGGTCTGAGGTTaatgatgaggatgacgatgatgacaGTGGCAAG GAAAAGGCACCTTGCATTCAGAAAGTGGAGAAAAGGAAAGCTGACTATGAAAAAAACATGAGTGCCTACAAGAAAGGACTG GCTGAAGGTCATGGTGGGCACCATTACCAGCGTCATGGTTGGCTACCCTTCCCTCCGCCATTCCTAGAAACCAACACAGCTGCTTTAGAATATGAGCAAATTAGAGAGCAAAGGATCAAACAAAACCATGAGCGTTTCAAGGAACTTGGCATTGTTGATCTCTCGCTTCAACTCAAGCCTAGGCGTACTCCTAAACCCTCTAATCACAAAATTGCCCCTTCTTTGGGCCCCACTCAACCCCGTCGTCAATCCTTTAG ACTGCAAAATCCTCCGCCTGTTCCGAAAAGAAGCAGGGACATTGTGTTAGAAGAGGGAACAAAGCCGGCCGAGGACCCGAACAAGCCCAAGAGGCCACTTAGTGCCTTCTTTGTTTTCAT GGAGGATTTCCGAGTTCAGTATCAGCAGAAACACCCCGATAACAAATCTGTTGCTGCT GCTGGGAAAGCCGGTGGAGTGAAATGGAGGTCAATGTCTGATGCT GAAAAGGTGCCGTACGTTGAAGAAGTGGAGAAACGGAAGGCTGACTATGAAAGAATTATGAGTGCTTACAAAAAGAGACTG GCTGAAGGTTCTCAAGATGAGCGTGAAGACGAGGCAGACAAATCCACATCTGAGGTTAATGATGAGGATGTAGATTATAACAGTGGCAAG GTTTGCAAAGCCGGTGGGGAGAAATGGAGGTCAATGTCTGATGCT GAAAAGGCGCCTTACATTGAAAAAGCGGCGGAAAGGAAAGCTGA AGTGCAAAATGGTCCACCTGTTTCGCCCGTGAAGCCTAAGGAAGATAAAGCGAAAAGAAGCAGGGATATTATGTTAGAAGAGGGGGCAAAGGCGGAGTTCGATATTGAGGAGCATGATAAGTTGCTGGGGAACACGGAGATACCCTCAATATTTTCCGTGAACAG GCTTTCTGTGAAAAAAGGTGCTGCTAAGAAGGGGAGGACAGCCAAGCACCTTAAGAAGCCCAAGAGGCCACCTGGTGCCTTCTTTGTTTTCAT GGAGGATTTCCGAGTTCAGTATAAGCAGAAACACCCCGATAATAAATCTATTGCTACT TTTGCGAAAGCCGCTGGAGAGAAATGGAAATCAATGTCTGATGCT GAAAAGGCGCCTTACGTTGAAGAAGTGGAGAAAAGGAAGGCCGACTATGAAAAAAACATGAGTGCTTACAAAAAGAGACGG GCTGAACATTCTGAAGATGAGCGAGAAGACGAGTCAGACAAATCCGGGTCTGAGGTTAATGATGTGGATGACGATGATGACAGTGGCAAG GAGGTCGAGAATGATGACTAG
- the LOC141586477 gene encoding uncharacterized protein LOC141586477 isoform X9 produces MAKTRRIAIASEYQQTREQRIKQNRDRFQKLGIVDLCLKLKPKRTPKPFKSPSLGPTQPSRRSSRLQNPPPVSKRSRDIVLEEGANPEFYTAEHDGLQNPPPVPKRSRDIVLEEGTKPAEDPNKPKRPLSAFFVFMEDFRVQYQQKHPDNKSVAAAGKAGGVKWRSMSDAEKVPYVEEVEKRKADYERIMSAYKKRLAEGSQDEREDEADKSTSEVNDEDVDYNSGKVCKAGGEKWRSMSDAEKAPYIEKAAERKAEVQNGPPVSPVKPKEDKAKRSRDIMLEEGAKAEFDIEEHDKLLGNTEIPSIFSVNRLSVKKGAAKKGRTAKHLKKPKRPPGAFFVFMEDFRVQYKQKHPDNKSIATFAKAAGEKWKSMSDAEKAPYVEEVEKRKADYEKNMSAYKKRRAEHSEDEREDESDKSGSEVNDVDDDDDSGKEVENDD; encoded by the exons ATGGCGAAAACAAGAAGAATCGCCATAGCTTCAGAATATCAGCAAACTAGAGAGCAAAGGATAAAGCAAAACCGTGACCGTTTCCAGAAACTTGGCATTGTTGATCTCTGTCTTAAACTCAAGCCTAAGCGTACTCCTAAGCCTTTCAAATCCCCCTCTTTGGGCCCCACTCAACCCAGCCGTCGTTCCTCCAG ACTGCAAAATCCTCCACCAGTTTCGAAAAGAAGCAGGGACATTGTGTTAGAAGAAGGGGCAAACCCGGAGTTCTATACCGCGGAGCATGAcgg ACTGCAAAATCCTCCGCCTGTTCCGAAAAGAAGCAGGGACATTGTGTTAGAAGAGGGAACAAAGCCGGCCGAGGACCCGAACAAGCCCAAGAGGCCACTTAGTGCCTTCTTTGTTTTCAT GGAGGATTTCCGAGTTCAGTATCAGCAGAAACACCCCGATAACAAATCTGTTGCTGCT GCTGGGAAAGCCGGTGGAGTGAAATGGAGGTCAATGTCTGATGCT GAAAAGGTGCCGTACGTTGAAGAAGTGGAGAAACGGAAGGCTGACTATGAAAGAATTATGAGTGCTTACAAAAAGAGACTG GCTGAAGGTTCTCAAGATGAGCGTGAAGACGAGGCAGACAAATCCACATCTGAGGTTAATGATGAGGATGTAGATTATAACAGTGGCAAG GTTTGCAAAGCCGGTGGGGAGAAATGGAGGTCAATGTCTGATGCT GAAAAGGCGCCTTACATTGAAAAAGCGGCGGAAAGGAAAGCTGA AGTGCAAAATGGTCCACCTGTTTCGCCCGTGAAGCCTAAGGAAGATAAAGCGAAAAGAAGCAGGGATATTATGTTAGAAGAGGGGGCAAAGGCGGAGTTCGATATTGAGGAGCATGATAAGTTGCTGGGGAACACGGAGATACCCTCAATATTTTCCGTGAACAG GCTTTCTGTGAAAAAAGGTGCTGCTAAGAAGGGGAGGACAGCCAAGCACCTTAAGAAGCCCAAGAGGCCACCTGGTGCCTTCTTTGTTTTCAT GGAGGATTTCCGAGTTCAGTATAAGCAGAAACACCCCGATAATAAATCTATTGCTACT TTTGCGAAAGCCGCTGGAGAGAAATGGAAATCAATGTCTGATGCT GAAAAGGCGCCTTACGTTGAAGAAGTGGAGAAAAGGAAGGCCGACTATGAAAAAAACATGAGTGCTTACAAAAAGAGACGG GCTGAACATTCTGAAGATGAGCGAGAAGACGAGTCAGACAAATCCGGGTCTGAGGTTAATGATGTGGATGACGATGATGACAGTGGCAAG GAGGTCGAGAATGATGACTAG
- the LOC141586477 gene encoding uncharacterized protein LOC141586477 isoform X7: MKGGKSKADTKKAEGRLAVKKGAPAKKGKPAKDPNKPKRPPSAFFVFMEDFRVQYKQKHPDNKSIATFAKAAGEKWKSMSDAEKAPYVEEVEKRKADYEKNMSAYKKRRAEGSQDEREDESDKSGSEVNDVDDDDDSGMVECPQDERKDELDKSRSEVNDEDDYDDSGKAEGSKDEREDESDKSGSEVNDEDDDDDSGKEKAPCIQKVEKRKADYEKNMSAYKKGLAEGHGGHHYQRHGWLPFPPPFLETNTAALEYEQIREQRIKQNHERFKELGIVDLSLQLKPRRTPKPSNHKIAPSLGPTQPRRQSFRLQNPPPVPKRSRDIVLEEGTKPAEDPNKPKRPLSAFFVFMEDFRVQYQQKHPDNKSVAAAGKAGGVKWRSMSDAEKVPYVEEVEKRKADYERIMSAYKKRLAEGSQDEREDEADKSTSEVNDEDVDYNSGKVCKAGGEKWRSMSDAEKAPYIEKAAERKAEVQNGPPVSPVKPKEDKAKRSRDIMLEEGAKAEFDIEEHDKLLGNTEIPSIFSVNRLSVKKGAAKKGRTAKHLKKPKRPPGAFFVFMEDFRVQYKQKHPDNKSIATFAKAAGEKWKSMSDAEKAPYVEEVEKRKADYEKNMSAYKKRRAEHSEDEREDESDKSGSEVNDVDDDDDSGKEVENDD, translated from the exons GCTTGCTGTGAAGAAAGGTGCCCCTGCTAAGAAGGGGAAGCCAGCCAAGGACCCTAACAAGCCCAAGAGGCCACCAAGTGCCTTCTTTGTTTTCAT GGAGGATTTCCGAGTTCAGTATAAGCAGAAACACCCCGATAATAAATCTATTGCTACT TTTGCGAAAGCCGCTGGAGAGAAATGGAAATCAATGTCTGATGCT GAAAAGGCGCCTTACGTTGAAGAAGTGGAGAAAAGGAAGGCCGACTATGAAAAAAACATGAGTGCTTACAAAAAGAGACGG GCTGAAGGTTCTCAAGATGAGCGAGAAGACGAGTCAGACAAATCCGGGTCCGAGGTTAATGATGTGGATGACGATGATGACAGTGGCATG GTTGAATGTCCTCAAGATGAGCGAAAAGACGAGTTAGACAAATCCAGGTCTGAGGTTAATGATGAGGATGACTATGATGACAGTGGCAAG GCTGAAGGTTCTAAAGATGAGCGAGAAGACGAGTCAGACAAATCCGGGTCTGAGGTTaatgatgaggatgacgatgatgacaGTGGCAAG GAAAAGGCACCTTGCATTCAGAAAGTGGAGAAAAGGAAAGCTGACTATGAAAAAAACATGAGTGCCTACAAGAAAGGACTG GCTGAAGGTCATGGTGGGCACCATTACCAGCGTCATGGTTGGCTACCCTTCCCTCCGCCATTCCTAGAAACCAACACAGCTGCTTTAGAATATGAGCAAATTAGAGAGCAAAGGATCAAACAAAACCATGAGCGTTTCAAGGAACTTGGCATTGTTGATCTCTCGCTTCAACTCAAGCCTAGGCGTACTCCTAAACCCTCTAATCACAAAATTGCCCCTTCTTTGGGCCCCACTCAACCCCGTCGTCAATCCTTTAG ACTGCAAAATCCTCCGCCTGTTCCGAAAAGAAGCAGGGACATTGTGTTAGAAGAGGGAACAAAGCCGGCCGAGGACCCGAACAAGCCCAAGAGGCCACTTAGTGCCTTCTTTGTTTTCAT GGAGGATTTCCGAGTTCAGTATCAGCAGAAACACCCCGATAACAAATCTGTTGCTGCT GCTGGGAAAGCCGGTGGAGTGAAATGGAGGTCAATGTCTGATGCT GAAAAGGTGCCGTACGTTGAAGAAGTGGAGAAACGGAAGGCTGACTATGAAAGAATTATGAGTGCTTACAAAAAGAGACTG GCTGAAGGTTCTCAAGATGAGCGTGAAGACGAGGCAGACAAATCCACATCTGAGGTTAATGATGAGGATGTAGATTATAACAGTGGCAAG GTTTGCAAAGCCGGTGGGGAGAAATGGAGGTCAATGTCTGATGCT GAAAAGGCGCCTTACATTGAAAAAGCGGCGGAAAGGAAAGCTGA AGTGCAAAATGGTCCACCTGTTTCGCCCGTGAAGCCTAAGGAAGATAAAGCGAAAAGAAGCAGGGATATTATGTTAGAAGAGGGGGCAAAGGCGGAGTTCGATATTGAGGAGCATGATAAGTTGCTGGGGAACACGGAGATACCCTCAATATTTTCCGTGAACAG GCTTTCTGTGAAAAAAGGTGCTGCTAAGAAGGGGAGGACAGCCAAGCACCTTAAGAAGCCCAAGAGGCCACCTGGTGCCTTCTTTGTTTTCAT GGAGGATTTCCGAGTTCAGTATAAGCAGAAACACCCCGATAATAAATCTATTGCTACT TTTGCGAAAGCCGCTGGAGAGAAATGGAAATCAATGTCTGATGCT GAAAAGGCGCCTTACGTTGAAGAAGTGGAGAAAAGGAAGGCCGACTATGAAAAAAACATGAGTGCTTACAAAAAGAGACGG GCTGAACATTCTGAAGATGAGCGAGAAGACGAGTCAGACAAATCCGGGTCTGAGGTTAATGATGTGGATGACGATGATGACAGTGGCAAG GAGGTCGAGAATGATGACTAG
- the LOC141586477 gene encoding uncharacterized protein LOC141586477 isoform X12: MAKTRRIAIASEYQQTREQRIKQNRDRFQKLGIVDLCLKLKPKRTPKPFKSPSLGPTQPSRRSSRLQNPPPVPKRSRDIVLEEGTKPAEDPNKPKRPLSAFFVFMEDFRVQYQQKHPDNKSVAAAGKAGGVKWRSMSDAEKVPYVEEVEKRKADYERIMSAYKKRLAEGSQDEREDEADKSTSEVNDEDVDYNSGKVCKAGGEKWRSMSDAEKAPYIEKAAERKAEVQNGPPVSPVKPKEDKAKRSRDIMLEEGAKAEFDIEEHDKLLGNTEIPSIFSVNRLSVKKGAAKKGRTAKHLKKPKRPPGAFFVFMEDFRVQYKQKHPDNKSIATFAKAAGEKWKSMSDAEKAPYVEEVEKRKADYEKNMSAYKKRRAEHSEDEREDESDKSGSEVNDVDDDDDSGKEVENDD; encoded by the exons ATGGCGAAAACAAGAAGAATCGCCATAGCTTCAGAATATCAGCAAACTAGAGAGCAAAGGATAAAGCAAAACCGTGACCGTTTCCAGAAACTTGGCATTGTTGATCTCTGTCTTAAACTCAAGCCTAAGCGTACTCCTAAGCCTTTCAAATCCCCCTCTTTGGGCCCCACTCAACCCAGCCGTCGTTCCTCCAG ACTGCAAAATCCTCCGCCTGTTCCGAAAAGAAGCAGGGACATTGTGTTAGAAGAGGGAACAAAGCCGGCCGAGGACCCGAACAAGCCCAAGAGGCCACTTAGTGCCTTCTTTGTTTTCAT GGAGGATTTCCGAGTTCAGTATCAGCAGAAACACCCCGATAACAAATCTGTTGCTGCT GCTGGGAAAGCCGGTGGAGTGAAATGGAGGTCAATGTCTGATGCT GAAAAGGTGCCGTACGTTGAAGAAGTGGAGAAACGGAAGGCTGACTATGAAAGAATTATGAGTGCTTACAAAAAGAGACTG GCTGAAGGTTCTCAAGATGAGCGTGAAGACGAGGCAGACAAATCCACATCTGAGGTTAATGATGAGGATGTAGATTATAACAGTGGCAAG GTTTGCAAAGCCGGTGGGGAGAAATGGAGGTCAATGTCTGATGCT GAAAAGGCGCCTTACATTGAAAAAGCGGCGGAAAGGAAAGCTGA AGTGCAAAATGGTCCACCTGTTTCGCCCGTGAAGCCTAAGGAAGATAAAGCGAAAAGAAGCAGGGATATTATGTTAGAAGAGGGGGCAAAGGCGGAGTTCGATATTGAGGAGCATGATAAGTTGCTGGGGAACACGGAGATACCCTCAATATTTTCCGTGAACAG GCTTTCTGTGAAAAAAGGTGCTGCTAAGAAGGGGAGGACAGCCAAGCACCTTAAGAAGCCCAAGAGGCCACCTGGTGCCTTCTTTGTTTTCAT GGAGGATTTCCGAGTTCAGTATAAGCAGAAACACCCCGATAATAAATCTATTGCTACT TTTGCGAAAGCCGCTGGAGAGAAATGGAAATCAATGTCTGATGCT GAAAAGGCGCCTTACGTTGAAGAAGTGGAGAAAAGGAAGGCCGACTATGAAAAAAACATGAGTGCTTACAAAAAGAGACGG GCTGAACATTCTGAAGATGAGCGAGAAGACGAGTCAGACAAATCCGGGTCTGAGGTTAATGATGTGGATGACGATGATGACAGTGGCAAG GAGGTCGAGAATGATGACTAG